GCCCTGCTGGCCGAACTCGACAATAACCTGAACCGTCCCCGCTTGACCTTTGAGATCACCGAGAATGCGCTGATCAACCGGTCCGAAGAACTGGTGACCGGCCTGCAGTCGCTGCATGACATGAACACCACCATCGCCATCGATGACTTCGGCAACGGCTATTCCAACTTCGGCTACATTACGGACTTCGCGTCAATCCGCCAGATCAAGCTGGACCGTAGCATGATCCAGGATATCGAGAAGGATCCGGACAAGCTCAAGCGCATGCGCGCCATCATCCGCATGCTCGACGAGATTGGCTACAAGACCGTCATCGAAGGCGTCGAGACCCAACAGCAACTGGCACTGCTGAATGATGCCGGCCATAACTTCGTTCAGGGTTTCCACCTGTCGACGCCACTGGATGCCGGTGGTGCCGGGCGCTTGATCGAGGAAACCGCAAACGACACCCAACCGGTCGTTGACGAGTAACGTAAGAACTGGGGCAAAAATCAGGGTAGACAGCGGGAACTGGCGGCCTTGATAAGGCTGATGACGCTTTCCTCTACTCGCACTCGTATCAGGCGCCGGGAGCGCGCCCCGTGCTACCCCTGACGATCAACTGCGTCTTCAGCGTCTGATCGAACGGGACGTTGCGGTCCTTGAGGATATCCAGCAACAGCTTCATGGCGGTACGGCCAATGGCCTGGCGGGGCTGGTGTACGGTGGTCAGCTCCGGCTCGCAGTATTGACTGAAGCCGATATCGTCAAAGCCGACCACGGACAACTGCTCAGGTACCCTGATCTCGAGGTCCCGCGCCGCCTTGAGCACGCCAATCGCCATCTCATCATTCTGGCAGAAAATCGCTGTCGGCCGCTGGCTGCCCCCCTGGAGCAGGATACGGCCCTGTTCGTAGCCGGAATGAAAACTGAAGTCGCCTTCGAGGATCCATTCAGGCCGGGTTTCGATCCCGGCGTCTGCCAATCCGCGACGGTAGCCAGCCAGTCGATCCTTGCAGATCGGATTGCCTCCCGGACCGGATAGCGTCGCGATGGCCCGGTGTCCCAACGAAACCAGATATTCAGTCGCCCGATTGGCCGCCTGTTCGTTGTCGATATGAATTGTGGGCAGGGATAGGTTATCGAAATATTCGCAGGCCACGACCAATGGAAATCCCGAATCCGCCTGACGCTCCTTCACCAGGGCCTTGGGCACTTCCGTGGTGAGCAGGATAATCCCGTCAGCCTGGTTCGAAGGCACCAGGTTGAAGTAGGACTTAACGCGTTCAGGGTTGTGCCCGGCATCCCCCAACAGCACCTGGTAGCCCGCCTGGTGGGCCACCGATTCCAGGCCGCTGATCACCTCGGAGAAGAACGGATTGGCAATGTCGGGAAGGATCACGACGATGGTGCGCGATTCGCTGCGACGCAGGTTCCGGGCGGCGGCGTTCAGCGAGTAGCCCACTTCGGCTACCGCCTGCGCGACTCGCTGGCGGGTCGCGTCGGAGACTTTCTCGGGATTGGCGAGTGCGCGGGACACCGTGGCAGTCGAGCAATTCGCCGCCCTGGCAACGTCTTTGATCGTCGGCATGGAATGGCTTTTCTTGTGCGAATGGCGCGATGTTACCACAGTCTTCACGAGCCCCGGCTCTCCGTTTTCAGCCCCAACTTTCCGTTTTCAACCCCAGCTCTCCGCTTCCAACCTATGCTATGTAGCAGGCCATCCAACTTAATGCAATCGATTACATGACTTAACCACTACACGTAGCGCGTGATTCCAATATGCCCTATTTATTCCAGAAATTCGGACTAAAAGTTCTAATGAAAGAGGGTTGACGATCAAATTTTGCCCTGCTTCAATGTAATCGATTACAAAACAAGATGCACAAAACAACAATAAGGCCAATGTTCATGAAAACCATACAGGGGCCAGGACTCTTCCTGGCACAGTACGTCAGCGATGAAGCGCCTTTCGATTCATTGCCGACCCTTGCCGAATGGGCCGCCAACCTGGGTTTCAAGGGCGTCCAGATTCCCACCTGGGACGAGCGCCTGTTCGACCTCAAGCAGGCCGCCGAGGACCTGGCGTACTGTCGATCGATCCAGGACACATTGGGCGAACACGGTCTGGTCATCACCGAACTTTCCACTCATCTGCAGGGCCAGCTGGTTGCCGTGCATCCGGTCTACGATTCCCTGTTCGACGGGTTTGCGCCGACCCACCTGCATGGTAACCCGGACGCCCGCCAGGCCTGGGCCGTGGACCAGGTCAAGCTGGCCGCCCAGGCGAGCAGGAATCTCGGGCTCAAGGCGGTTGCCACCTTCTCGGGCGCCTTGCTTTGGCCTTTCCTTTATCCCTGGCCACAGCGCCCGGCGGGGCTGGTTGAGGCTGGGTTCGAAGAACTGGCCAAACGCTGGCTGCCGATCCTCGATGTGTACGAGGAAGCCGGCATCGACCTCTGCTACGAGATCCACCCGGGTGAGGACCTGCACGACGGCGCCACCTTCGAGCGCTTCCTCAAGGCGACGAACCATCATCCGCGTTGCTGCATCCTGTTCGATCCGTCTCACTTCCTGCTGCAGCAACTGGACTACCTGGCCTTCCTCGACCACTTCCGCGACCGCATCCGCATGTTCCACGTCAAGGACGCGGAATTTAACCCGACCGCCCTGCAGGGCGTTTACGGCGGTTACGAATCCTGGATCGAGCGCGCCGGCCGCTTCCGTTCCCTCGGCGACGGCCAGGTGGATTTCAAGGGCATCTTCTCCCGGCTGGCCCAGTACGACTTCGACGGCTGGGCGGTGATCGAGTGGGAGTGCGCGTTGAAGCATCCCGAGCAGGGTGCGGCCGAAGGCGCCCGCTTCGTCGATGAGCACATTATCCGCGTCACCGACCGCGCCTTCGATGACTTCGCCGATGCTGGCGTCGACGACGCCGGTAACCGTCGGCTGCTGGGTCTGAAAGGCTAAAGGCGGGTGATCATGACAAGCACAAACCGTATTCGGCTGGGGATGATTGGCGGTGGCCAGGGCGCCTTTATCGGCGGCGTACATCGCATGGCCGCCCGGCTCGACGATCGCTACGAACTGATCGCCGGCGTTTTCAGTGCCCGGCCGGACGTCAATCGCGCCTCGGCCAGTGAACTGAGAATCGATCCGTCACGCTGCTATGACGATGTTTCAGAACTGATTGCCGGCGAGTCGGGTCGCGATGATGGCGTGCAGGCGGTGGCGATCGTCACGCCCAATCACCTGCACTTCGACGCGGCAAAGGCCTGTCTCGAGGCCGGTCTGCATGTCATCTGCGAGAAGCCGATGACCCTCACCGCCGACGAAGCGGAGACCCTCGCCGGACTGGCGCAACAGAAACAGCGCCACCTCCTCCTGACGCATCCGTACGTCGGCTACCCGCTGGTGCAACAGGCCCGGGCCATGGTCAAACGCGGCGACCTAGGCCGATTGCGCATGGTCAACGTGGAATACGTGCAGGAATGGCTTGCGGAAGCGCCAGGACCGGACAACAAGCAGGCGGACTGGCGGCTCGACCCCAAGCGTGCCGGCGCAGCCGGCTGCCTGGGCGATATCGGCACCCACGCCTACCAGCTGTCGGCGTTTATTTCCGGGCTGACGTTGGATGCGGTCAGCGCGGACTTGAGCAGCATGGTCGAAGGCCGCCAGCTCGACGACAACGTCCATGCGATGCTGCGCTATACCTCCGGCGCCAAGGGAATGCTATGGGTCAGCCAGTGCGCCCCCGGTTTCGAGAACGGCTTGCGGATTCGGGTGGTGGGTGGGCGTGCCTCGCTGGAATGGGCTCAGGAAAGTCCCAACGAACTCTGGTTTGCCCCGCTCAACGCGCCACGCCAGCGCATCACCCGCCGCGACGACTGGCTGGGCGACGACATCAATCGCGGTGTACGTATTCCCGGCGGCCATCCCGAGGGCTATATCGAAGCCTTCGCCAACCTTTATCAGGCCCTGGCGGATCAGCTGAACGGTGCGCCTGCCGACTGGCTGCCGGACGCCAACACCGGCGTCGACGGCCTGCATTTTATCAGTGCGGTCCTGCGCTCCAACCAGGCGGACGGGGCCTGGGCGACCCTGCCGCCACCGGTCGGCAAGGAGCGAACATCGGGGGACCAGCGATGACTGACCCGATTATCCGCACCCGGGACCTGTGCAAATCCTTCGGCGCGGTCAGCGTGCTCAGGAACATTACCCTGGACATCCAGCCCGGGGAGGTACTGGGCATCCTGGGCGAGAACGGCGCAGGCAAGTCCACCCTGCTCAAGCTCATCAGCGGCGTGTACACCCCTACCAGCGGGACTATCGAGATCGGGGGCGAAACCTTCAATCAACTGGATCCGATACTGTCCCGGCACAAGGGCATCGCCATGATCCCTCAGGAATTCAACCTGGTGCCGACACTCAAGGTCTACGAAAACGTCTTCCTGGGTCAGGAACGGCGTCGCAGGGGCCTGCTGGACAAGAACGCCATGCGCGCCGAAACCGTCAAGGTGCTGGAGTCCCTCAAGGTTCGCCTCAATCCTAACGCCACCATCAGCGAGCTCAGCGTCGCCGAAAAGCAGATGGTGGAAGTGGCCCGCGTGCTGGTGAACGACGCCCGGGTGGTGATCCTGGACGAGCCCACCACCGTGCTCACTGACCGCGAAGTCACGGTGCTGTTCGATGTGGTTCGCGCCATGCAGGAACGCGGCGTCGCCGTCCTGTTCATCTCCCACAAGCTCAAGGAAGTGAAGAACCTCTGCCAGCACCTAATGATCCTGCGGGATGGCGAGCAGGTGGAGCTGTGCGACGTGGCCGACGTCACCGAGGACGACATGGCCCGCAAGATGGTCGGGCGGGAACTGTCCCAGACCTTCCCGGAGAAACAGGACCATCCCACCTCCATCGCCCTGGAGCTGAAGAACCTCAATATTCCCGGACTGGTTCACGACGTTAACCTGAAGCTACATCACGGCCAGGTCCTGGGTTTGTCAGGCCTTGTGGGTTCGGGCCGCACGGAAATCGCCGAGGCCTTGATGGGCCTGCGCCGCCATACCCGGGACAAGCTCGTCATCAACGGCCGCGAGCCGGATATTCGTTCACCCAACGATGCCCATGCGGCGGGCATGGCCTACCTGTCGGAGGATCGGCAGGGCAAGGGCCTGGTGATGAACTTCAGCCTCACCGAGAACATCACACTGCTGAGTCTGCGCAAGTACACCTCGGGCCTGATCAGCCGCTCCAGGGAACGCCGGCAGGCCCAGGATTTCCAGTCGAAACTGGCCATCAAGGCCGCCAGCCTGGAGACCCATGTCGGCCTGCTCAGTGGCGGTAACCAGCAGAAGGTTTACCTGGCCAAACTGCTGGATATCGACCCGGACATCCTGATCCTGGACGAGCCCACCCGCGGCATCGACGTCAACACCAAGCGCGAGATCTATTTCCTGATCCGTGGCCTGGCCGAACAGGGCAAGGCAGTGATCGTGATCTCCTCGGAACTGGAGGAAATCATTGGCCTGTGCGACCCGGTGCTGGTGGTGCGTGAAGGGCGTATCGCCGCGCGCCTGACCGGCGACCAGATCAACGAAGAAGACATCATGCTTTACGCCGCCGGTGCCCGGGAAACCGTCGCCGGAACGACAGAACAACAAGGAATAACCCCATGAACCAGGCCAGACTTGCCGGCGCCCGGCTCTCCGACCGCCTCCGTAACAGCGGGCTCGATTTCAGCATCCTGGCGCCACTGGTTGCGCTGATCGTGTTGCTGGTGATTTCGTCCCTTGCGAGTGAGTACTTCCTCGACCTGCGCAACCTGACCAACATTACCCGCCAGGTGTCCTACACCGGCATCATCGCCATCGGGGTCACCTTCGTGATTATCGCCGCCGGGATCGACCTGTCGGTGGGCTCCATGGTCGCCCTGGTGGGCGTGGTACTGATTTACACCGTCAACCAGTTCGCCGACCCGGTACAGGGGGTCATTATTGGCCTGGCCATGGCCGTGCTCGCCGGCGCGCTGTTCGGCCTGCTGAACGGCGCACTGGTGACCTGGGGCAAAATCACGCCGTTTATCGCAACGCTGGCCACGATGTCGATCTACCGCTCACTGGCGCTGTACTTCTCTGACGCAGGGGAGATGGTCTCAACCAACTCACTGTTCCCGGAAATCGGTGGCGGCTATGCGCTGGGACTGCCAATCCCGGTCTGGACCTTCCTCATCATCGCGGTGCTGGCCCATATCCTGCTGGCCCACACGCCCTTCGGGCGGCACCTGTGCGCCGTCGGCTCCAATGCCCAGGTGGCGCGCTATTCCGGTATCCGGGTGCAGCGCATCATCCTCATCACGTTCGTTATTGCAGGGGCCTGCGTGGGTATCTCATCGATCATGCTGGCATCGCGCCTGAACTCGATCAGCCCCAGCGACGCGGGGGTGTTCTACGAACTCGATGCGATCGCGGCGGTGGTCATCGGCGGCACCGCGCTGTCCGGCGGCCGCGGCTCGATTTGGGGCACGGTGATGGGCGCGCTGATCCTGGGCGTGATCAACAACATGCTCAACATGCTGGGGATATCGCCCTACCTGCAAGGTCTGGTGAAAGGCGGCGTGATCCTGGTAGCGGTACTGATGCAGTACAAGCAAAACCACTAGCGGGTAGTAAAACAAACGGCAACCGAAAACCGTGGCGAAAGCCATTTGATCGCCCCGACACATTGGTGTCGGTCTACAACAACAAGACAGAAAGGATCTTCACTATGGGACTCAAACGACTGATCAAGGGCACCCTGCTCGTCGGGGCACTGGTGTTGGCCCCGTTCGCTGCCAGCCAGGCGGATTACCGCATCGGTGTCAGCGTACCGGCCGCCGACCACGGCTGGACCGCCGGCCTGCTGTGGTGGGCCCAGAAGGCCGCCGACGACCTGCACAAGAAGTACCCGGACACCGAGTTCTTCGTAGTGGCCGCCAACTCCGGCACCAAACAGGTGGCGGATGTGGAGGACCTGATGGTCAAGCAGATGGATGCGTTGGTGATCCTGCCCCATAACCCGGCCACGCTGCAGCAGGTGATCTCCGAGGCCTACGAGAACGGCATCTACACCGTGGTCGTCGACCGCGAACTGGAGTCCCCGGCGCAGGACGTCTTCATCGCCGGCGATAACGCGGGCATGGGTCGCGAGGCCGCCAAGTTCATGGCCGAACAGATGGATGAAAGCGGCAATGTAATCGTCATCGAAGGTATGCCGATCCCCATCAACAGCCAGCGGGTGAACGCTTTCAACGAGGTCATGGACCAGTATCCGGATATCAAGATCCTCGATTCCCAACCGTCGGACTGGTCGCCGCAGAAAGCCCTGCGGGTGATGGAAAACCTGCTGCGCAAGCACCGTGACGTGGATGCGGTTTGGGCGGGCGACGATGATGTGCTCAAGGCTGTCATGCAGGCGATCGAGGAAGCCGGCCGGGACGATATCAAACTGGTTGTCGGCGGTGGCGGTTCCAAGGATGTGATCGGCATGATCAAGGACGACCATGCGGTGGTGAAAGCCACGGTCACCTATCCGCCGAACATGGTGGCCTCCGCCATGGCACTGGCCAACACCGGCGTACGCGGCAAGAACCTGGGTGACATGTACCACCACGTCCCGGCCCGCATCGTGCTGGATGCCGAGCTGATCACCGAAGAGAACGCCGACAACTTCTACGTGGAAGACGCGGCCTACTGAGTCAGAATGCAGCCCGGGCCCCGCTCCCGGGCTGCGCACCTGAAACTTCCGACATCAACACCTGCCTCAAACCCCTGTATATTCATTCCTTTATGCTGTCAGACTGACCGCACGATACGCTTTGAAGTTAGCACAGGGAGCGCCATGACACGGCGTCGCATTGGGTTCTGGCTTGTCCTCATATTGGTCGCCGTCGTCCTGGCCGCAGGCTTCTGGGCACGACAGGCCTGGTACGATTTCCTGCAGGCAAACCATATCCAGCAACTGGATTGGCAGGGCCTGGACCTGTCGTTGTCCTCGCTTTCCGTCGATACGTTTACTGTAAGGCAAGCCGGTAGCGCCCGGCAGATCCACGCCGAGGGCCGGCAGCTCCATTTGCAGTGGACCTGGAACGGGCTGGTCCCGCAGGTGACCGCAATGGCATTGGAGCAGTTGCAGCTTGATGTGCAGACCCAGGCCGCACCTGACACCACGACTGACTCCGCCGCCCCGACGTCGGTGATCCCCAGGGAATCGCCGACGTGGCTACCACGCCAGCTCACGGTCGACCACTTCGAAATCACGTTGCCGTGCCTGACCGGCCGCTGTCCGCTAAAAGGCTCGATGACGGCTTCGCGGCAGGACAATCTATTGCCCGCCCAGGCTCAATTGATACTCCACCATCAGGAGCACCGCGTCCTGACCGATGTCGAGGTGAGCGGCGCCACCAACGAAAAACTAACCGTCAACGGCAGTGTCTTGGTCGACGACCGCGAGACGCTATCGCTCAAGACGGACTTCGCACCCGGAGGCAACTCGGACGTAACCCGATGGAACGGGTCGATCGACGTTCCGCACCTGCCCCGGAACGAGTGGATTCTGGAATGGCTGCGGCAATGGCAGGCGCTCCCGGTGGAGGACCTTCCCCCAAGCCCGGACGACGGCGAG
The window above is part of the Marinobacter nanhaiticus D15-8W genome. Proteins encoded here:
- a CDS encoding LacI family DNA-binding transcriptional regulator produces the protein MPTIKDVARAANCSTATVSRALANPEKVSDATRQRVAQAVAEVGYSLNAAARNLRRSESRTIVVILPDIANPFFSEVISGLESVAHQAGYQVLLGDAGHNPERVKSYFNLVPSNQADGIILLTTEVPKALVKERQADSGFPLVVACEYFDNLSLPTIHIDNEQAANRATEYLVSLGHRAIATLSGPGGNPICKDRLAGYRRGLADAGIETRPEWILEGDFSFHSGYEQGRILLQGGSQRPTAIFCQNDEMAIGVLKAARDLEIRVPEQLSVVGFDDIGFSQYCEPELTTVHQPRQAIGRTAMKLLLDILKDRNVPFDQTLKTQLIVRGSTGRAPGA
- a CDS encoding sugar phosphate isomerase/epimerase family protein — its product is MKTIQGPGLFLAQYVSDEAPFDSLPTLAEWAANLGFKGVQIPTWDERLFDLKQAAEDLAYCRSIQDTLGEHGLVITELSTHLQGQLVAVHPVYDSLFDGFAPTHLHGNPDARQAWAVDQVKLAAQASRNLGLKAVATFSGALLWPFLYPWPQRPAGLVEAGFEELAKRWLPILDVYEEAGIDLCYEIHPGEDLHDGATFERFLKATNHHPRCCILFDPSHFLLQQLDYLAFLDHFRDRIRMFHVKDAEFNPTALQGVYGGYESWIERAGRFRSLGDGQVDFKGIFSRLAQYDFDGWAVIEWECALKHPEQGAAEGARFVDEHIIRVTDRAFDDFADAGVDDAGNRRLLGLKG
- a CDS encoding Gfo/Idh/MocA family protein; translated protein: MTSTNRIRLGMIGGGQGAFIGGVHRMAARLDDRYELIAGVFSARPDVNRASASELRIDPSRCYDDVSELIAGESGRDDGVQAVAIVTPNHLHFDAAKACLEAGLHVICEKPMTLTADEAETLAGLAQQKQRHLLLTHPYVGYPLVQQARAMVKRGDLGRLRMVNVEYVQEWLAEAPGPDNKQADWRLDPKRAGAAGCLGDIGTHAYQLSAFISGLTLDAVSADLSSMVEGRQLDDNVHAMLRYTSGAKGMLWVSQCAPGFENGLRIRVVGGRASLEWAQESPNELWFAPLNAPRQRITRRDDWLGDDINRGVRIPGGHPEGYIEAFANLYQALADQLNGAPADWLPDANTGVDGLHFISAVLRSNQADGAWATLPPPVGKERTSGDQR
- a CDS encoding sugar ABC transporter ATP-binding protein → MTDPIIRTRDLCKSFGAVSVLRNITLDIQPGEVLGILGENGAGKSTLLKLISGVYTPTSGTIEIGGETFNQLDPILSRHKGIAMIPQEFNLVPTLKVYENVFLGQERRRRGLLDKNAMRAETVKVLESLKVRLNPNATISELSVAEKQMVEVARVLVNDARVVILDEPTTVLTDREVTVLFDVVRAMQERGVAVLFISHKLKEVKNLCQHLMILRDGEQVELCDVADVTEDDMARKMVGRELSQTFPEKQDHPTSIALELKNLNIPGLVHDVNLKLHHGQVLGLSGLVGSGRTEIAEALMGLRRHTRDKLVINGREPDIRSPNDAHAAGMAYLSEDRQGKGLVMNFSLTENITLLSLRKYTSGLISRSRERRQAQDFQSKLAIKAASLETHVGLLSGGNQQKVYLAKLLDIDPDILILDEPTRGIDVNTKREIYFLIRGLAEQGKAVIVISSELEEIIGLCDPVLVVREGRIAARLTGDQINEEDIMLYAAGARETVAGTTEQQGITP
- a CDS encoding ABC transporter permease is translated as MNQARLAGARLSDRLRNSGLDFSILAPLVALIVLLVISSLASEYFLDLRNLTNITRQVSYTGIIAIGVTFVIIAAGIDLSVGSMVALVGVVLIYTVNQFADPVQGVIIGLAMAVLAGALFGLLNGALVTWGKITPFIATLATMSIYRSLALYFSDAGEMVSTNSLFPEIGGGYALGLPIPVWTFLIIAVLAHILLAHTPFGRHLCAVGSNAQVARYSGIRVQRIILITFVIAGACVGISSIMLASRLNSISPSDAGVFYELDAIAAVVIGGTALSGGRGSIWGTVMGALILGVINNMLNMLGISPYLQGLVKGGVILVAVLMQYKQNH
- a CDS encoding substrate-binding domain-containing protein → MGLKRLIKGTLLVGALVLAPFAASQADYRIGVSVPAADHGWTAGLLWWAQKAADDLHKKYPDTEFFVVAANSGTKQVADVEDLMVKQMDALVILPHNPATLQQVISEAYENGIYTVVVDRELESPAQDVFIAGDNAGMGREAAKFMAEQMDESGNVIVIEGMPIPINSQRVNAFNEVMDQYPDIKILDSQPSDWSPQKALRVMENLLRKHRDVDAVWAGDDDVLKAVMQAIEEAGRDDIKLVVGGGGSKDVIGMIKDDHAVVKATVTYPPNMVASAMALANTGVRGKNLGDMYHHVPARIVLDAELITEENADNFYVEDAAY